A part of Chitinivibrionia bacterium genomic DNA contains:
- a CDS encoding DUF1016 N-terminal domain-containing protein gives MLINNTEYLQILSDIRLKIKTAQHKAVLAANCELVILYWNIGTTINLHSSWGNKFIDNLARDIKNEFPDTTGYSVRNLKYMAKFANLFPDFEFVQAALAQITLRYK, from the coding sequence ATGCTGATTAACAACACGGAATACTTACAGATACTTTCCGATATACGCCTGAAAATCAAAACGGCGCAACATAAAGCCGTGCTTGCGGCAAATTGTGAATTAGTTATTCTTTACTGGAATATCGGCACAACAATAAATCTGCATAGTTCTTGGGGAAACAAATTCATTGATAATCTTGCTCGCGATATTAAAAATGAATTTCCTGATACAACGGGATACTCTGTTCGTAATCTTAAATATATGGCGAAATTTGCCAATCTTTTCCCTGATTTCGAATTTGTGCAAGCGGCACTTGCACAAATTACATTGAGGTATAAATGA
- the murD gene encoding UDP-N-acetylmuramoyl-L-alanine--D-glutamate ligase, with amino-acid sequence MNYKKISIIGAGISGIGAAKLALDLGAKVFISDGKPHALLEEELKNAGLFGKIAYEGGGQSDKIYDSDLIVVSPAVWINSPIFPEAAKRGIEVIGEVEFAYRNSSCRWVAITGSTGKSTTTAMLNAIFDESEIPHCLCGNIGYSAAELAPKLPENGVAICEISSFQLETIDKFCPEVAVILNLYPNHLDRHPSLEEYYGIKLTISKNMKSGLKITTSTTGATIARELLKEWANGMIPAADIESFLYNETSNEIIEKLAKYVKLAGTHNLYNAAICKKIAEHFGISEEKILSGISKFNGLAHRMEFCAEINGVRFYNDSKSTTGESMLAAITGFAPKTAHLIVGGKDKGVPFEDYKEKIYETCAKVYAIGEAAERIKNCWGDIVIDCQTLKNAVDLAKKCAKSGEVVILSPACASFDQFKGFEERGERFKELVFSL; translated from the coding sequence ATGAACTACAAAAAAATCAGCATAATCGGCGCGGGAATAAGCGGCATAGGCGCGGCAAAACTCGCGCTTGACTTAGGCGCAAAGGTCTTCATCTCCGACGGAAAACCGCACGCCTTACTCGAAGAAGAACTGAAAAACGCAGGACTTTTTGGAAAAATAGCCTACGAAGGCGGCGGGCAAAGCGACAAGATTTACGACAGCGACCTAATAGTAGTTTCCCCCGCAGTTTGGATAAATTCGCCGATTTTTCCGGAAGCGGCAAAGCGCGGAATAGAAGTAATCGGCGAAGTGGAATTTGCCTACAGAAACAGCAGTTGCCGCTGGGTAGCAATAACAGGAAGCACAGGAAAAAGTACCACTACCGCAATGTTGAACGCAATCTTTGACGAAAGCGAAATCCCACACTGCCTTTGCGGAAACATAGGATATTCCGCCGCCGAACTTGCTCCCAAACTTCCTGAAAACGGCGTAGCAATTTGCGAAATAAGCAGTTTCCAGCTCGAAACAATAGACAAATTTTGCCCCGAAGTCGCCGTAATTTTGAATTTATACCCCAATCATTTAGACAGACACCCGTCCCTCGAAGAATATTACGGGATAAAACTGACAATCTCAAAAAATATGAAAAGCGGACTGAAAATAACGACAAGCACAACGGGGGCAACCATTGCGCGAGAACTCTTAAAAGAGTGGGCAAATGGAATGATCCCCGCCGCCGACATCGAAAGTTTTCTTTACAATGAAACAAGCAACGAAATTATAGAAAAATTGGCAAAATACGTTAAACTTGCAGGAACGCACAACCTGTATAATGCCGCCATTTGCAAAAAAATCGCCGAACATTTCGGCATTTCCGAAGAAAAAATTTTGTCGGGAATTTCAAAATTCAACGGGCTTGCGCACCGAATGGAATTTTGCGCGGAAATAAACGGAGTGCGCTTTTACAACGATTCCAAATCGACAACGGGCGAATCAATGCTTGCGGCAATCACGGGATTTGCGCCTAAAACCGCCCATTTAATAGTCGGCGGAAAAGACAAAGGCGTTCCTTTTGAAGATTACAAAGAGAAAATTTACGAAACTTGCGCCAAAGTTTATGCAATCGGGGAAGCCGCAGAAAGAATAAAAAACTGCTGGGGCGATATAGTTATTGATTGCCAAACTCTGAAAAATGCAGTAGATTTGGCAAAAAAATGTGCAAAATCAGGCGAAGTGGTAATCCTTTCGCCCGCCTGCGCTTCGTTTGACCAATTTAAGGGCTTTGAGGAGAGAGGCGAGAGGTTTAAGGAGTTGGTTTTTTCTCTGTAA
- a CDS encoding ATP-binding protein, whose product MIKREIYDMLKERFFKNKAIVLVGPRQTGKTTLLKKIFGEFDRDGTLFLNCDEPDTLQKLENTTSTELKSIIGDKKIVLIDEAQRVENIGITLKLIFDNIPDIQLIVSGSSAFDLRNRINEPLTGRKFEFTLYPFSTLELIKNSSFLEEKRMLKQRMIFGMYPDVVNNPSNAQEILFELCNSYLYKDILSYKDIRNPNALSKLLTALALQLGNEVSFHELSNTVGIKSETIENYIELLEKVFVIFRLRSFSRNIRNELKKSQKIYFYDNGIRNALIQNFNSLELRSDVGALWENFMVSERKKYVDYSRIFCNRYFWRTHAQQEIDYIEERGGVLHAFEFKWNSQKQAKIPLSFATNYPEHKFERITPDNYIDFLTLGGEN is encoded by the coding sequence ATGATAAAAAGAGAAATTTACGATATGCTTAAAGAAAGGTTTTTTAAGAATAAAGCGATTGTATTAGTCGGACCGCGTCAAACGGGAAAAACAACTCTGTTAAAAAAAATATTTGGTGAATTTGACCGAGACGGAACACTTTTTCTTAATTGCGACGAGCCCGACACATTGCAAAAACTTGAAAATACAACATCGACGGAACTTAAAAGTATTATCGGCGACAAAAAAATTGTGCTTATAGATGAAGCGCAAAGGGTGGAAAACATAGGAATTACACTAAAACTGATATTCGACAACATTCCCGACATACAATTGATTGTGAGCGGCTCGTCGGCATTTGACTTGCGAAACAGAATAAACGAACCGCTAACAGGCAGAAAATTTGAATTTACGCTTTATCCGTTTTCTACGCTCGAATTGATAAAAAACTCCTCTTTTTTAGAAGAAAAACGTATGCTTAAACAGCGAATGATTTTTGGTATGTATCCCGATGTCGTAAATAATCCGTCGAATGCGCAGGAAATTTTGTTTGAATTGTGCAACAGTTATCTGTATAAAGATATTTTATCGTATAAAGACATTCGTAATCCGAACGCTCTTTCAAAGTTATTAACGGCATTAGCATTACAATTGGGCAACGAGGTATCTTTCCACGAATTGAGCAATACCGTTGGAATAAAAAGTGAAACGATTGAAAATTACATAGAACTGCTTGAAAAAGTGTTTGTTATATTCCGTCTTCGTTCTTTTAGCCGAAACATTAGAAATGAACTTAAAAAAAGCCAAAAAATTTATTTCTATGACAACGGAATACGAAATGCGCTAATTCAAAATTTCAACTCTTTGGAATTGCGTTCGGACGTGGGCGCTTTGTGGGAAAACTTTATGGTAAGCGAAAGGAAAAAATACGTTGATTACAGCCGAATTTTTTGCAACAGATATTTTTGGCGAACGCACGCACAGCAAGAAATTGACTACATTGAAGAGCGCGGCGGAGTTTTACACGCGTTTGAGTTCAAATGGAACAGTCAAAAACAGGCGAAAATCCCTCTTTCGTTTGCGACAAATTATCCCGAACATAAATTTGAACGCATAACTCCCGATAATTATATTGATTTCTTGACTTTGGGGGGAGAAAACTAA